Proteins encoded by one window of Salvia splendens isolate huo1 chromosome 14, SspV2, whole genome shotgun sequence:
- the LOC121763322 gene encoding protein NUCLEAR FUSION DEFECTIVE 4-like, whose protein sequence is MGRFGEKITSFFNNRWLVFVAAMWVQSCGGIGYVFGSISPVIKSSLSYNQRQVASLGVAKDLGDSVGFLPGILSDFLPLWGVLLIGAIQNLIGYGWVWLVVTGRTPVLPLWAMCILIFVGTNGETYFNTAALVSCVQNFPKNRGPVVGILKGFAGLSGAILTQIYALLHSPDQASLIFMVSVGPGIVAISLMFIIRPVGGHRQVRSSDGFSFSIIYGVCLILAAYLMGVMLVQDLVYVSETVITIFTLILFALLLFPIVIPIFLNFFRDPKSPAEEALLSPDKQESSKSQDSSQDILFSESELEDEKPKEADLLPASERRKRMARLQSRIAQAAAEGAVRIKKRRPHRGEDFTMMEALIKADLWLIFFSLMLGSGSGLTVIDNLGQMSESLGYDNTHVFVSMISIFNFLGRIGGGYFSERVVSEYAYPRPVAMAVAQVFLAIGHFLFAMGWPGSMYVGTLLVGLGYGAHWAIVPAAASELFGLKKFAALYNFLTMANPAGSLIMSGVLASSIYDREAEKQAHGQNYIHRGLSFSFPNFLRAEESLKCKGTICFFVTSLTLSGLCVVAVILSLILVHRTKPVYRNLYGSSRR, encoded by the exons ATGGGCCGTTTCGGAGAGAAGATCACATCGTTCTTCAACAATCGATGGCTGGTTTTTGTGGCTGCAATGTGGGTGCAATCGTGCGGGGGGATCGGGTATGTGTTTGGGAGCATATCGCCGGTGATCAAGAGCTCTTTGAGCTATAATCAGAGGCAGGTTGCGAGTTTGGGGGTGGCCAAGGATTTAGGTGACAGCGTTGGGTTTTTGCCTGGGATTTTATCGGATTTTCTGCCTTTGTGGGGTGTTTTGCTGATTGGGGCGATTCAGAATCTGATTGGATATGGTTGGGTTTGGCTGGTTGTTACTGGGAGAACTCCTGTCTTGCCATTGTGGGCT ATGTGCATTCTTATCTTCGTGGGAACAAATGGCGAGACCTATTTCAATACAGCAGCACTTGTCTCTTGTGTGCAAAACTTCCCAAAGAACAGAGGCCCAGTTGTGGGGATACTCAAGGGGTTTGCCGGGCTGAGTGGAGCAATCTTGACTCAGATATATGCATTGTTGCATTCTCCCGACCAAGCTTCTCTGATATTTATGGTTTCAGTTGGCCCAGGAATAGTGGCCATTTCGCTAATGTTCATCATCAGGCCTGTAGGAGGTCACAGACAAGTAAGATCGTCTGACGGGTTCAGTTTCTCAATCATTTACGGTGTATGCCTTATTTTGGCTGCTTATTTGATGGGGGTCATGCTCGTGCAAGATCTAGTCTACGTGAGCGAGACTGTCATTACAATCTTCACTCTGATTCTATTTGCCCTTCTGTTGTTCCCTATTGTCATCCCTATCTTCTTGAACTTTTTTCGGGACCCAAAATCACCAGCAGAAGAGGCACTTCTCAGCCCAGATAAGCAAGAGTCGAGCAAATCCCAGGATAGTTCTCAAGATATCTTATTCAGTGAAAGTGAACTGGAGGATGAAAAGCCAAAAGAAGCAGATCTTCTTCCTGCTTCGGAGAGGCGAAAGAGAATGGCTCGGCTCCAGTCGAGAATAGCGCAGGCCGCTGCAGAAGGAGCAGTAAGAATCAAGAAACGAAGGCCACATCGGGGGGAAGATTTCACTATGATGGAGGCATTGATAAAGGCTGATCTTTGGcttatctttttctctcttatgtTAGGTTCTGGTTCTGGATTGACTGTGATTGATAACTTGGGCCAAATGAGTGAGTCTCTAGGTTACGACAACACCCATGTTTTTGTCTCTATGATCAGCATCTTTAACTTTCTAGGCCGTATTGGTGGTGGCTATTTCTCTGAGAGAGTCGTCAG CGAATATGCATATCCAAGGCCTGTAGCCATGGCAGTTGCTCAAGTCTTTCTCGCGATTGGTCATTTTCTCTTTGCTATGGGATGGCCCGGCTCAATGTACGTTGGAACTCTCCTTGTTGGCCTTGGCTACGGAGCACACTGGGCCATCGTACCTGCTGCAGCATCCGAATTGTTTGGTCTGAAGAAGTTCGCAGCTCTATATAATTTCCTTACCATGGCGAATCCTGCAGGTTCTTTGATAATGTCAGGTGTTCTTGCGAGTTCCATATACGACAGAGAAGCAGAGAAACAAGCTCACGGACAAAATTACATACATCGTGGTTTATCATTCTCGTTTCCAAATTTCTTGAGAGCAGAAGAATCTCTCAAATGCAAAGGTACCATTTGCTTCTTCGTGACTTCCTTGACCCTGTCAGGGCTTTGTGTGGTTGCTGTCATCTTGAGCTTGATTCTTGTCCATCGAACAAAGCCAGTATACCGTAACCTCTATGGTAGTTCTCGGAGGTAA